The genomic interval AGGCTCGGGAGAAATGCCTTAATCGTCCTCCAGAGGCCTAGAGTGTTCACCTGGAGCATTCTCTCAAAGTCTTCATCCCTTATCTCCTCAAGCCTGCCGAAGTAGCCAACGCCGGCGTTCGCAACGACCAGGTCAACCCCACCAAAGCGTTGGAGAACCCTGCTGGCAAAGTTATCAACGCTCTCTGGCTTTGAGACATCAAGGTGCTGGTAGAAGACCTCTGTTTCCAAGCCTTCAGCGAGCTTTTCCAGCTCTTCGACGTTCCTGGCTCCCAGGACGAGGGAGTAGCCTTCCTCAGCCAGCATCTCCGCTATCGCCCTGCCTATTCCCCGTGATGAACCGGTAACAACTGCAACCTTCATGAAAACACCCTCCCCGTTTTCCCGCGAGTACTTAAAAGGGATGCGGAAGGAAAAGAGAAAAATCAAAGGAGCTCCTTCATTGCCTCATATCCCAACTCAAATGCCTTTACGTTGGCCTCCACAGCCTTCTCGGGCACGCTGGCCTTCACCGCTTCGAGCATCGTCTCTTTGTCTATTGGAAAGTCTGGAAGGGCCGTTAGGGCACCGACAAGGACGACGTTCTGGGCGAGGGCAGTTCCTGCTTCTTCAGCCAGCTTGAGTGCATCTATTTCATAGAGCTTTGCACCAGATTTCTTTATGTTCCCCACTATCTCTTCGTAGGTCACGTACTCCTCTATCTTGCCCTTCACGAAGTTTTCCGTCTCGTAGGGGTGGTGGATGAGGCGCGTGTTGGTTATGACCGTCCCGCCGGGCTTGAGGAAGTAGACGTAGCGAAGGGCCTCCATCGGCTCGAGGGCCAGAATCACGTCCGCCTCACCGTAGGGAATTAGCGGTGAGAGGCCTTTCCCTATGCGCTGGTGGACTATGACCGAGCCGCTCCTCTGGGAGAGGCCGTGGAGTTCCCCGCTCACCACGTGGAGTCCCTTCCTCGCGCAGGCCTCGCCGACTATGTTGGACATGAGCACTATTCCCTGCCCGCCGACGCCGCAGTAGATGACGTTCATGGCTTTTCCCTCCTGAGCACTATCTGCTCAAGCTCGCGGTAGTCCTCTATCGTCACGTAGGGCTTGTCTTCGCCGCCGTAGAGGATTGCCGTCGAGTGAATGGCGTTGTGAGGACACAGCTGGGCGCAGACGCCGCAGCCGACGCAGACCTCCGGCAGAATCTTCGCCTTTAAATCATTCTCGTCTATGACTATTGCTGGACACCCAAAGTCCCTTATGCAGTTATAGGCCCTTTCGCAGGCGTCTTTGTCAACGAAGTAGGGGACGATCTTTCCTCCCGCCCTTCTGTATTCGCGGAAGTGGTAGAGGGCGCACTCTCCCCGCGATATGACCACGGAGAGGCCGTCGTACTTCAGAGCTTCTCTGAGCTTGCCTATGTTCTTCCTCGCCTGGAAAGAATCCACAACCACTATCTTCTCGACGCCTAACCCACGGAGCACGCTCTCTATGTCTATGCGCTTCTCGTAGGGGTTCACCTTCTTCGGACTGCCGGGGTGGGCCTGCTGGCCGGTCATAGCCGTTACAGCGTTGTCGAGGATTACAAGAGTCATTTTTGCGTTGTTGTGGATGGCGTTGACTATTCCCGGAAGGGCGGCGTGGAAGAAGGTCGAATCGCCTACAAGCGCCACCACCCTCTCCTGGGCAGAATGCTGAACGCCGTGAGCTATTCCGAGGGAAGCACCCATCGCTAGGAGAGAATCAGTCCAGCCGATGTGCTCTAAAGCCAGCATCGAGTAGCACCCGATGTCGTTGGCCAAGTAGTAGTTCTCAGGCCTGCCCATCGCCCTCCTGAGAGCCCAGAAGGTCGCTCTATGCGGACAGCCGGCGCAGAAGGTTGGCATCCTCGGCGGGGCCTCCTTTGCAAGCTCCCACATTCTCTTGAAGTGCCCCTCGTAGTCAAAGGGGAGCTCCTTTCCGAGAACCTCTGCGAGAACCTTGATGACAATGGGAACGTTGTACTCTAGCATCTCAG from Palaeococcus ferrophilus DSM 13482 carries:
- a CDS encoding SDR family oxidoreductase, encoding MKVAVVTGSSRGIGRAIAEMLAEEGYSLVLGARNVEELEKLAEGLETEVFYQHLDVSKPESVDNFASRVLQRFGGVDLVVANAGVGYFGRLEEIRDEDFERMLQVNTLGLWRTIKAFLPSLKERKGIVVAITSDVSARVFPDGGAYVATKWAARALVRTFQLENPEVRFLELRPGAVDTYFAGSRPGKPKEHGFLKPEEVAEALRPLLKLPPEVRVEELMLRSVYQKPEY
- the iorB gene encoding indolepyruvate ferredoxin oxidoreductase subunit beta; translation: MNVIYCGVGGQGIVLMSNIVGEACARKGLHVVSGELHGLSQRSGSVIVHQRIGKGLSPLIPYGEADVILALEPMEALRYVYFLKPGGTVITNTRLIHHPYETENFVKGKIEEYVTYEEIVGNIKKSGAKLYEIDALKLAEEAGTALAQNVVLVGALTALPDFPIDKETMLEAVKASVPEKAVEANVKAFELGYEAMKELL